The Mus musculus strain C57BL/6J chromosome 2, GRCm38.p6 C57BL/6J genome has a window encoding:
- the Olfr987 gene encoding olfactory receptor 987, producing the protein MEQSNDTKVTEFILLGFAGQHKSWHILFIIFLMIYVVTLMGNIGMIVLIKIDSSLHTPMYFFLQHLAFVDLCYTSAITPKMLKNFTETKASISFIGCMLQLLAYGTFATIDCFILAAMAVDRYVAICNPLRYPIVMSQRLCILLLVGSYTMGFLNASVNTSFTFSLKFCKSNAINHFFCDEPPILALSCSSIDFSIMLLTVFVGFNLLSTVLVVIFSYIYILSAILRMSSAAGRKKAFSTCASHLTAVTIFYGTLAYMYLHPHTNDSQEQEKAASVFYGIIIPMLNPLIYSLRNQDVIEAFKKIAKKCL; encoded by the coding sequence aTGGAACAAAGTAATGACACCAAAGTGACTGAATTCATTCTTCTGGGATTTGCTGGGCAGCACAAGTCTTGGCACATTCTGTTCATAATATTTCTAATGATCTATGTTGTCACACTCATGGGTAACATTGGAATGATCGTACTCATCAAAATTGATTCTTCTCTCCACACTCCCATGTACTTTTTCCTACAACATCTAGCCTTTGTTGATCTCTGCTATACCTCAGCTATTACTCCCAAGATGTTAAAAAACTTCACAGAGACAAAAGCTTCCATATCTTTCATAGGATGTATGTTACAGCTACTAGCCTATGGTACTTTTGCAACCATCGACTGTTTCATCCTAGCTGCTATGGCTGTGGACCGCTACGTGGCCATCTGTAACCCATTGCGCTATCCCATAGTCATGTCCCAGAGACTGTGCATTCTGCTGCTGGTGGGTTCTTATACCATGGGCTTCCTAAATGCTTCTGTAAACACAAGTTTTACATTCTCACTGAAATTCTGCAAATCCAATGCCATTAATCACTTTTTCTGCGATGAGCCACCCATTCTTGCCCTATCATGCTCCAGTATTGACTTCAGTATCATGTTACTGACAGTTTTTGTGGGGTTCAACCTGTTGAGTACTGTGCTGGTTGTCATCTTTTCTTACATATATATCTTGTCTGCCATCCTAAGGATGTCTTCTGCTGCAGGAAGGAAAAAGGCCTTCTCCACATGTGCTTCCCACCTGACTGCAGTCACCATTTTCTATGGGACTCTTGCCTACATGTATCTACACCCTCATACCAATGACTCTCAGGAGCAAGAAAAGGCAGCTTCTGTATTTTATGGCATAATTATTCCCATGTTGAACCCCTTGATCTATAGTCTGAGAAACCAAGATGTAATAGAAGCCTTCAAAAAGATAGCGAAGAAATGCTTATAA